A single genomic interval of Lynx canadensis isolate LIC74 chromosome A2, mLynCan4.pri.v2, whole genome shotgun sequence harbors:
- the NACC1 gene encoding nucleus accumbens-associated protein 1, with translation MAQTLQMEIPNFGNSILECLNEQRLQGLYCDVSVVVKGHAFKAHRAVLAASSSYFRDLFNSSRSAVVELPAAVQPQSFQRILSFCYTGRLSMNVGDQFLLMYTAGFLQIQEIMEKGTEFFLKVSSPSCDSQGLHAEEAPSSEPQSPVAQTSSWPACGTPLPLVSRVKTEQQESDSVQCTPVAKRLWDSGGSGGGNGSRKMAKFSTPDLAANRPPQQAPVVAAAQPAGVAVAAAAAAAAAAGAGTGGVVSGPSTSERTSPGTSSAYTSDSPGSYHNEEDEEEDAGEEGTDEQYRQICNMYTMYSMMNVGQTAEKVEALPEQVAPESRNRIRVRQDLASLPAELINQIGNRCHPKLYDEGDPSEKLELVTGTNVYITRAQLMNCHVSAGTRHKVLLRRLLASFFDRNTLANSCGTGIRSSSNNPSRKPLDSRVLHAVKYYCQNFAPNFKESEMNAIAADMCTNARRVVRKSWIPKLKVLMAEGDAYTTFISDTGKIEPDMMGVEHSFETASHDGEAGPSAEALQ, from the exons ATGGCCCAGACCCTGCAGATGGAGATCCCGAACTTCGGCAACAGCATTCTGGAGTGTCTGAACGAGCAGCGGCTGCAGGGCCTGTACTGTGACGTGTCCGTGGTGGTCAAGGGCCATGCCTTTAAGGCCCACCGGGCCGTGCTGGCCGCCAGCAGCTCCTACTTCCGGGACCTGTTCAACAGCAGCCGGAGCGCGGTGGTGGAGCTGCCGGCTGCCGTGCAGCCCCAGTCCTTCCAGCGGATCCTCAGCTTCTGCTACACAGGCCGGCTGAGCATGAACGTGGGGGACCAGTTCCTGCTCATGTACACGGCCGGCTTCCTGCAGATCCAGGAGATCATGGAGAAGGGCACCGAGTTCTTCCTCAAGGTGAGCTCCCCCAGCTGCGACTCCCAGGGCCTGCACGCTGAGGAGGCCCCATCGTCCGAGCCCCAGAGCCCCGTGGCCCAGACGTCGAGCTGGCCGGCCTGTGGCACCCCGCTGCCCCTCGTGTCCCGCGTCAAGACGGAGCAGCAGGAGTCGGACTCCGTGCAGTGCACGCCCGTGGCCAAGCGGCTGTGGGACAGCGGCGGCAGTGGCGGTGGCAACGGCAGCCGCAAGATGGCCAAGTTCTCCACGCCAGACCTGGCTGCCAACCGGCCGCCCCAGCAGGCCCCGGTGGTGGCGGCGGCACAGCCCGCCGGGGTGGccgtggcggcggcggcggcggcggcggcggcggcgggggccggCACTGG GGGCGTGGTGAGCGGGCCCAGCACATCAGAGCGGACCAGCCCAGGCACCTCGAGTGCCTATACCAGCGACAGCCCCGGCTCCTACCACAacgaggaggatgaggaggaggatgcAGGCGAGGAGGGCACGGACGAGCAGTACCGGCAGATCTGCAACATGTACACCATGTACAGCATGATGAACGTCGGCCAGACAG CCGAGAAGGTGGAGGCCCTCCCTGAGCAGGTGGCCCCCGAGTCCCGGAATCGCATCCGGGTGCGGCAAGACCTGGCGTCTCTCCCGGCCGAGCTCATCAACCAGATCGGCAACCGCTGCCACCCCAAGCTCTACGACGAGGGGGACCCCTCCGAGAAGCTGGAGCTGGTGACAG GCACCAATGTGTACATCACGAGGGCACAGCTCATGAACTGCCACGTCAGCGCGGGCACGCGGCACAAGGTCCTGCTGCGGCGCCTCCTGGCCTCCTTCTTTGACCG GAACACGCTGGCCAACAGCTGTGGCACCGGCATCCGCTCTTCCTCCAACAACCCCAGCCGCAAACCGCTGGACAGTCGCGTCCTTCACGCTGTCAAGT ACTACTGCCAGAACTTTGCTCCCAACTTCAAGGAGAGTGAGATGAACGCCATCGCAGCCGACATGTGCACCAACGCCCGCCGCGTCGTGCGGAAAAGCTGGATCCCCAAGCTCAAGGTGCTCATGGCGGAGGGCGATGCCTACACCACCTTCATCAGCGACACGGGCAAGATCGAGCCGGACATGATGGGCGTGGAGCACAGCTTCGAGACGGCCAGCCACGACGGCGAGGCCGGCCCCTCGGCCGAGGCCCTCCAGTAA
- the STX10 gene encoding syntaxin-10 isoform X1 — MSLEDPFFVVRGEVQKAVNTARGLYQRWCELLQEDAAVGREELDWTTNELRNGLRSIEWDLEDLEETIGIVEANPGKFKLPAGDLQERKVFVERMREAVQDMKDHMVSPAAIAFMERNKREMLTGKPAAPKPSSDLLDASMAAATSRYIEEQQATQQLIMDQQNQQLEMVSGSIRVLKHMSGRVGEELDEQGVMLDAFAHEMDHTQSRMDGVLRKMAKVSHMTNDRRQWCAIVVLLGVLLLVLILLFSL, encoded by the exons ATGTCTCTTGAGGACCCGTTTTTTGTTGTCCGAGG CGAGGTGCAGAAGGCGGTGAACACGGCCCGCGGGCTGTACCAGCGCTGGTGCGAGCTCCTGCAAGAGGACGCGGCGGTCGGACGCGAGGAGCTGGACTGGACGACCAATGAACTGCGGAATGGCCTGCGCAGCATCGAGTGGGACCTCGAGGACCTGGAGGAGACCATCG GCATAGTGGAAGCCAACCCGGGAAAGTTCAAGCTCCCAGCCGGAGACCTGCAGGAGAGAAAGGTGTTCGTGGAGCGGATGCGGGAGGCAGTCCAG GATATGAAGGACCATATGGTCAGCCCGGCAGCCATAGCCTTTATGGAGAGGAATAAGAGAGAG ATGCTGACAGGCAAGCCAGCCGCCCCAAAGCCATCCAGCGACCTGCTGGACGCCAGCATGGCCGCAGCCACCTCTCGTTACATTGAGGAGCAGCAGGCCACACAGCAG CTGATCATGGACCAACAGAATCAACAGCTGGAAATGGTGTCCGGGAGCATCCGGGTTCTGAAGCACATGTCTGGCCGTGTCGGGGAGGAGCTGGATGAGCAGGGCGT CATGCTGGATGCCTTTGCTCACGAGATGGACCACACCCAGTCCCGGATGGATGGGGTCCTCCGGAAGATGGCCAAAGTATCCCACATGACGAACG ATCGCCGACAGTGGTGTGCCATCGTCGTGCTGCTGGGGGTGCTTCTTCTGGTTCTCATCCTGCTCTTCTCCCTCTGA
- the STX10 gene encoding syntaxin-10 isoform X2, producing MSLEDPFFVVRGEVQKAVNTARGLYQRWCELLQEDAAVGREELDWTTNELRNGLRSIEWDLEDLEETIGIVEANPGKFKLPAGDLQERKVFVERMREAVQDMKDHMVSPAAIAFMERNKREMLTGKPAAPKPSSDLLDASMAAATSRYIEEQQATQQLIMDQQNQQLEMVSGSIRVLKHMSGRVGEELDEQACWMPLLTRWTTPSPGWMGSSGRWPKYPT from the exons ATGTCTCTTGAGGACCCGTTTTTTGTTGTCCGAGG CGAGGTGCAGAAGGCGGTGAACACGGCCCGCGGGCTGTACCAGCGCTGGTGCGAGCTCCTGCAAGAGGACGCGGCGGTCGGACGCGAGGAGCTGGACTGGACGACCAATGAACTGCGGAATGGCCTGCGCAGCATCGAGTGGGACCTCGAGGACCTGGAGGAGACCATCG GCATAGTGGAAGCCAACCCGGGAAAGTTCAAGCTCCCAGCCGGAGACCTGCAGGAGAGAAAGGTGTTCGTGGAGCGGATGCGGGAGGCAGTCCAG GATATGAAGGACCATATGGTCAGCCCGGCAGCCATAGCCTTTATGGAGAGGAATAAGAGAGAG ATGCTGACAGGCAAGCCAGCCGCCCCAAAGCCATCCAGCGACCTGCTGGACGCCAGCATGGCCGCAGCCACCTCTCGTTACATTGAGGAGCAGCAGGCCACACAGCAG CTGATCATGGACCAACAGAATCAACAGCTGGAAATGGTGTCCGGGAGCATCCGGGTTCTGAAGCACATGTCTGGCCGTGTCGGGGAGGAGCTGGATGAGCAGG CATGCTGGATGCCTTTGCTCACGAGATGGACCACACCCAGTCCCGGATGGATGGGGTCCTCCGGAAGATGGCCAAAGTATCCCACATGA